In one Brevibacillus choshinensis genomic region, the following are encoded:
- the efeO gene encoding iron uptake system protein EfeO codes for MSKKWVYPLSAVVLGSSLMLSACGSADTGKTEKKPETATPEQPATNNQATPAATTPAVAPELQASIDQYQKWVIEQTDQLVKSTEGFTNAVKSGDMETAKKLYAPARAYYERIEPIAESLGDFDPWIDAREGDVPDNEWRGYHKLEKALWETKSVADQGKVADQLLQDVKQLRVKVESVDIDVKMLVTGAVELLNEVSTSKVTGEEERYSRTDMYDFAANVEGANEIFKVLKSTVEAKDAALATEIEDRFKALDQELAPYRKGDGFVLYNEIKEDQVKKLSQALDALAEPLSKMGTILGG; via the coding sequence ATGAGTAAGAAATGGGTTTATCCTTTAAGCGCGGTCGTGTTGGGCTCTTCCTTGATGCTGTCGGCATGTGGAAGCGCAGACACAGGAAAAACAGAGAAAAAACCGGAGACCGCTACGCCTGAACAACCAGCTACAAACAACCAAGCTACGCCTGCAGCTACTACTCCTGCTGTTGCTCCAGAACTCCAGGCTTCGATCGATCAATACCAAAAATGGGTCATCGAGCAAACCGATCAGCTGGTAAAATCGACTGAAGGCTTCACCAATGCTGTGAAATCAGGCGATATGGAAACGGCGAAAAAACTTTACGCGCCTGCTCGTGCTTACTATGAAAGAATTGAACCAATCGCTGAGTCATTGGGTGACTTTGACCCTTGGATCGATGCCCGCGAAGGCGATGTTCCTGATAATGAATGGCGTGGCTATCACAAGCTCGAAAAAGCTCTGTGGGAAACGAAGTCTGTAGCTGATCAAGGAAAAGTGGCTGATCAACTACTGCAGGACGTAAAACAGCTGCGCGTGAAAGTAGAAAGCGTGGATATTGATGTGAAAATGCTCGTCACGGGAGCAGTTGAACTGTTGAACGAGGTTTCCACCAGCAAAGTGACTGGTGAAGAAGAACGTTACTCTCGAACCGATATGTACGATTTCGCTGCAAACGTGGAGGGCGCAAACGAAATCTTCAAAGTACTGAAGTCTACTGTAGAAGCGAAGGATGCTGCATTGGCAACCGAAATCGAGGATCGCTTCAAAGCACTTGATCAAGAGCTCGCTCCTTATCGAAAAGGCGACGGCTTCGTACTCTACAACGAAATCAAAGAAGACCAGGTGAAAAAGCTCAGTCAGGCATTGGATGCATTGGCGGAACCTCTTTCCAAAATGGGAACGATCTTAGGAGGCTAA
- the efeB gene encoding iron uptake transporter deferrochelatase/peroxidase subunit: protein MDTKRLENIANKKMTRRDALKLAGVGGIGLLVGAGSMGALVQPKPSATKVATSSDSDSVNGIIPFYGKHQSGIITPMQDFICMGAFDVTATALAEVRKLFQSWTAAAARLTEGKNVDDESDNPHLPPVDTGESIGLAPMRMTITFGLGASFFDERFGLASKRPAPLVDLPHFNSDDLRKEWTGGDIVVQVCANDPQVAFHALRNLARIARGKAVLRWVQDGFQRTSAADPTGSTPRNLMGFKDGSNNPKVSEPAAADEIVWAQSTDDPAWMAGGSYMVMRRIRMRIEIWDRSSLDDQESTFGRHRQSGAPLGKSGEFDDLELNRKDSKGNPVIPTTSHVALANMEGKVKILRRGYSYSSGMDIKTGQLDAGLLFVCFNRDPRKQFIPMQQKLAAADQLNEYITHVGSGLFACLPGASEGGYIGETLF, encoded by the coding sequence ATGGATACAAAACGTCTCGAAAACATTGCCAACAAGAAAATGACACGGCGGGACGCGCTGAAGCTAGCTGGTGTAGGAGGAATCGGACTCTTGGTAGGTGCAGGGAGCATGGGTGCGCTTGTGCAGCCAAAGCCTTCTGCAACCAAGGTTGCTACCTCCTCCGATTCGGACTCTGTAAACGGGATCATTCCTTTTTACGGAAAACATCAATCAGGAATCATTACACCTATGCAGGATTTTATCTGCATGGGTGCTTTTGATGTAACAGCGACCGCGTTGGCTGAAGTTCGTAAGTTGTTCCAGAGCTGGACCGCAGCAGCAGCTCGTCTGACGGAAGGGAAAAATGTCGACGACGAGAGCGACAATCCTCATCTGCCTCCTGTCGACACAGGCGAAAGCATTGGACTCGCTCCTATGCGCATGACGATTACGTTTGGCCTTGGGGCTTCTTTCTTCGATGAGCGATTTGGATTGGCAAGCAAGCGCCCTGCTCCATTGGTCGATTTGCCTCATTTTAATAGTGATGATCTTCGCAAGGAATGGACGGGTGGGGATATCGTCGTCCAGGTCTGTGCGAATGATCCGCAGGTAGCCTTTCACGCCCTCCGCAATCTAGCTCGGATCGCACGTGGAAAAGCCGTGCTCCGCTGGGTACAGGACGGCTTTCAACGGACGAGTGCTGCCGACCCTACAGGCTCTACGCCGCGCAATCTGATGGGCTTCAAGGACGGCTCCAACAATCCCAAGGTAAGTGAGCCCGCAGCAGCGGACGAGATCGTCTGGGCACAGAGCACCGATGACCCTGCGTGGATGGCTGGCGGCTCCTACATGGTCATGAGAAGAATTCGGATGCGTATCGAGATATGGGATCGCTCTTCCCTCGACGATCAGGAGAGCACGTTTGGCCGACATCGCCAATCTGGTGCGCCACTAGGAAAGTCTGGGGAGTTCGACGATCTGGAATTAAATCGCAAGGACAGCAAAGGAAATCCGGTCATCCCAACCACGTCTCACGTCGCACTGGCAAATATGGAAGGGAAAGTGAAGATTTTGCGCCGTGGCTATTCCTATTCGAGCGGAATGGATATCAAGACGGGTCAATTGGATGCCGGGCTGCTATTTGTGTGCTTCAATCGTGACCCGCGCAAGCAATTTATCCCGATGCAACAAAAGCTGGCTGCCGCAGATCAGCTCAATGAATATATCACCCACGTCGGCAGTGGTTTGTTTGCCTGTCTCCCTGGGGCAAGCGAGGGCGGATATATCGGTGAAACGTTATTTTAG
- a CDS encoding FTR1 family iron permease: MNILKRYMLIICMSLLLLSSGLPSVHAAPLQADQLKQIIAFSSDALISSGDQNWEEAKKAIASMKALWETNAETSADAQSLTVALTEAEQALAQVNTDPASAKSAISKLAKAADRYVSAKEDSGQPKEKAHKQIAALLPLLQDSMKAVSAGDGAAAKKAYNSFVTGWYKAENLVRAENVQVYSDMEVKISGARIALNTDPIDPVKGKAKLQDLITVVEDYLSGKAVANVADPSASGDRPSISSLLELLDSVEADIQSKQADSVASKMDTFISSWPSVEGVVMTKSPATYSSIETKMVSVPTLILSSPPNWEKASSYIAEMKSELQPFAVVSSYTAWDAGLIMFREGLEAILIIVSLLTFLKRSGNEDKRKWIWSGAVIGMIGSALLAILLSIVFSNLSTGSSRETIEGFTGIIAVLFMLTIGAWLHKKSNLQAWNRFVEKTIGTSLAKGTLWSLSFTAFLAVIREGAETIIFYMGMAATIRMTDLIMGIGGALLLLAIIAYAIIKLSNRIPIRPFFLVASLLLYYMAFKFIGASIHSLQVTGSLASHSSDYLLYAPQLGIYASWETTVPQLIVLAVILINFVRNTRKRSIKPLPQIN, encoded by the coding sequence GTGAACATCTTGAAACGCTACATGCTCATCATCTGTATGTCCTTGCTGCTGCTCTCCTCTGGCCTCCCTTCTGTTCATGCGGCTCCGCTGCAGGCAGACCAGTTGAAACAAATCATCGCGTTTTCCAGTGATGCTTTGATCAGCAGTGGGGATCAAAACTGGGAGGAAGCAAAAAAGGCCATCGCTAGCATGAAGGCTCTCTGGGAAACAAACGCTGAGACCTCTGCAGATGCCCAATCATTAACAGTAGCTCTGACCGAGGCAGAACAGGCACTCGCTCAGGTAAATACCGATCCAGCATCGGCCAAATCCGCCATCTCCAAGCTCGCAAAGGCAGCCGATCGATATGTTTCGGCCAAAGAGGATTCTGGCCAACCGAAAGAAAAAGCGCACAAACAGATCGCCGCCCTGTTACCTCTTCTCCAAGACAGTATGAAAGCCGTCTCAGCAGGAGATGGGGCAGCTGCCAAGAAGGCATACAACAGCTTTGTCACAGGCTGGTATAAAGCCGAAAACCTGGTCCGAGCTGAAAATGTCCAGGTGTACAGCGATATGGAAGTCAAGATCAGTGGAGCGAGGATTGCACTGAACACCGATCCGATTGATCCTGTAAAAGGAAAAGCAAAGCTGCAAGACTTAATCACTGTTGTCGAGGATTACCTCTCCGGAAAAGCAGTCGCGAATGTGGCGGATCCATCTGCTTCTGGTGATCGGCCGTCCATCTCTTCCCTTTTGGAGCTGCTGGACTCCGTCGAAGCTGACATTCAAAGCAAGCAAGCGGATAGCGTAGCTAGCAAAATGGATACCTTTATCTCTAGCTGGCCTTCTGTAGAAGGTGTGGTCATGACGAAGTCGCCAGCTACATACAGCAGCATTGAAACGAAGATGGTATCGGTACCTACCTTGATCCTGTCCAGCCCGCCCAACTGGGAAAAGGCATCCTCCTACATCGCTGAAATGAAAAGCGAGCTGCAGCCATTTGCCGTCGTTTCTTCCTACACCGCGTGGGATGCCGGGCTGATTATGTTTCGGGAAGGTCTCGAAGCCATTTTGATCATCGTATCGCTGTTGACGTTCCTGAAAAGATCCGGCAATGAAGACAAGCGCAAGTGGATCTGGTCTGGCGCCGTGATCGGGATGATCGGTTCTGCTTTGCTCGCCATTTTGCTGAGCATCGTGTTTTCCAACCTTTCTACCGGCAGTTCTCGCGAAACGATCGAAGGCTTCACCGGGATCATCGCCGTATTGTTTATGCTGACAATCGGTGCCTGGCTGCACAAGAAATCCAATCTCCAAGCCTGGAACCGCTTTGTGGAAAAGACGATCGGTACTTCTCTGGCAAAAGGCACCTTGTGGTCGCTCAGCTTTACAGCCTTTCTCGCCGTCATTCGCGAAGGAGCAGAAACCATCATCTTCTACATGGGAATGGCAGCTACCATCCGTATGACCGATCTGATCATGGGTATCGGTGGAGCACTCCTCTTGCTCGCGATCATTGCTTACGCGATCATCAAGCTGAGTAATCGCATTCCGATTCGCCCATTCTTCCTGGTAGCGAGCTTATTGCTCTACTACATGGCCTTCAAATTTATTGGCGCGAGCATTCACTCCCTGCAAGTCACCGGCAGTCTGGCATCGCACAGCTCGGACTACCTGCTCTACGCGCCACAGCTTGGCATCTATGCAAGCTGGGAGACTACGGTTCCGCAGTTGATCGTTCTTGCCGTAATCCTCATCAACTTCGTACGCAATACGCGGAAACGGTCGATCAAACCACTCCCGCAAATCAACTAA
- a CDS encoding 23S rRNA (pseudouridine(1915)-N(3))-methyltransferase RlmH yields MKITIVAVGGVRDNDLKKRIQQYSRRLSVYCRIQLIEVREEKTREVQGLSEQGRNLEGARILSHIGDGDYVIALANEGHIWSPRMLSNELDRLVMEGRSQITLVMGGEHGLSAEVLERANAQLAICQTAFPHQLLRLVLMERVYRAFQCSLGEPIHRMGKNKNG; encoded by the coding sequence ATGAAGATTACGATTGTGGCAGTCGGAGGTGTACGGGACAACGATCTAAAAAAGAGGATTCAGCAGTACAGCAGGAGATTGTCCGTTTACTGCCGGATTCAACTCATCGAGGTAAGAGAAGAAAAAACGCGGGAAGTCCAGGGGCTGTCAGAGCAGGGACGAAATCTGGAGGGTGCGAGAATCCTTTCCCATATAGGAGACGGCGATTATGTGATTGCGCTAGCGAACGAAGGGCATATCTGGTCTCCTAGAATGCTGTCTAATGAACTCGATAGGCTCGTAATGGAGGGAAGGAGCCAAATCACGCTAGTCATGGGAGGGGAGCACGGATTATCTGCCGAAGTTTTGGAACGGGCCAATGCACAGTTGGCCATTTGCCAGACCGCATTTCCTCATCAGCTGCTGCGCTTGGTATTGATGGAGCGTGTATACCGGGCATTCCAATGTAGTCTGGGCGAGCCGATTCATAGAATGGGAAAGAACAAGAATGGGTAA
- a CDS encoding response regulator, with translation MFNALIVEDEKPILDLMKYVIGQDPHYTIVGAYTNPLEALDQFSELQVDVAFLDVEMPRMNGLDLAQKINERSSQTKIVFTTAYKQYALDAFDVHAFHYILKPVTPMAIERVTKRLVDQFGHTKTGNQQQKMASIQCFGGFEVRNTEGSIVRWRTKKAEELFAYLLCHPGRNMSKWHLVDLLWGEMDEERATHNLHTTVYRLKKILKEQEVGMDISKTSEGYMLEPKDQSYDVWAFNQYHFSVAMDSFDVEQAEKLYHLYKGSLFDQKDYLWKTPLEEKYTKQYTMLVQKLIEHDLLRKDWQKAEQRVDTYLALYPLQEEMNQVLLEIYARNHQRRKIAKHYEKFATAYRLEVGVEPPEAMRKWVEDYLRENQ, from the coding sequence TTGTTTAACGCATTGATTGTGGAGGACGAAAAACCGATTCTAGACTTGATGAAGTATGTGATCGGTCAAGATCCACATTACACGATTGTAGGAGCCTACACGAATCCGCTGGAGGCATTAGATCAATTCTCAGAACTTCAGGTAGATGTGGCGTTCCTGGATGTGGAAATGCCGCGAATGAATGGGCTGGATCTAGCTCAGAAGATCAATGAGCGATCCTCGCAGACAAAGATTGTTTTTACGACTGCCTACAAACAGTACGCATTGGATGCTTTTGATGTGCATGCCTTTCATTACATCCTGAAGCCCGTGACACCGATGGCAATCGAGCGAGTGACCAAACGATTGGTGGATCAGTTTGGACATACAAAGACAGGCAACCAACAACAGAAAATGGCATCCATACAATGCTTTGGAGGATTTGAGGTACGCAACACGGAAGGGAGCATTGTTCGCTGGAGAACCAAAAAAGCCGAGGAGCTATTTGCGTACCTTCTCTGTCATCCTGGACGCAACATGAGTAAGTGGCATTTGGTCGATCTGTTGTGGGGAGAGATGGATGAGGAGAGAGCTACGCATAATCTTCATACGACTGTGTACCGATTAAAGAAGATTCTCAAAGAACAGGAAGTAGGAATGGACATCAGCAAAACGAGTGAAGGGTATATGCTGGAGCCGAAGGACCAGTCCTACGATGTATGGGCATTTAACCAGTATCATTTTTCAGTGGCAATGGATTCGTTCGATGTTGAGCAGGCGGAAAAGCTGTACCACCTGTACAAAGGATCGCTCTTTGATCAAAAGGACTATCTTTGGAAAACGCCGTTGGAAGAAAAATACACCAAGCAGTATACGATGCTGGTGCAAAAACTGATTGAGCATGATCTGTTGCGAAAGGACTGGCAAAAGGCGGAACAGCGTGTGGATACGTACTTGGCATTGTATCCCTTGCAAGAGGAAATGAATCAGGTTTTGCTGGAGATTTACGCACGTAACCATCAACGCAGAAAAATCGCAAAGCATTACGAGAAGTTCGCCACTGCTTATCGTCTGGAAGTAGGGGTGGAGCCGCCAGAGGCAATGCGAAAATGGGTGGAAGACTATTTGCGAGAGAATCAATGA